A single window of Helicobacter pylori DNA harbors:
- a CDS encoding DNA-directed RNA polymerase subunit beta/beta' encodes MSKKIPLKNRLRADFTKTPTDLEVPNLLLLQRDSYDSFLYSKESKESGIEKVFKSIFPIQDEHNRITLEYAGCEFGKSKYTVREAMERGITYSIPLKIKVRLILWEKDTKSGEKNGIKDIKEQSIFIREIPLMTERTSFIINGVERVVVNQLHRSPGVIFKEEESSTSLNKLIYTGQIIPDRGSWLYFEYDSKDVLYARINKRRKVPVTILFRAMDYQKQDIIKMFYPLVKVRYENDKYLIPFASLDANQRMEFDLKDPQGKIILLAGKKLTSRKIKELKENHLEWVEYPMDILLNRHLAEPVMVGKEVLLDMLTQLDKNKLEKIHDLGVQEFVIINDLALGHDASIIHSFLADYESLKLLKQTEKIDDENALAAIRIHKVMKPGDPVTTEVAKQFVKKLFFDPERYDLTMVGRMKMNHKLGLHVPDYITTLTHEDIITTVKYLMKIKNNQGKIDDRDHLGNRRIRAVGELLANELHSGLVKMQKTIKDKLTTMSGAFDSLMPHDLVNSKMITSTIMEFFMGGQLSQFMDQTNPLSEVTHKRRLSALGEGGLVKDRVGFEARDVHPTHYGRICPIETPEGQNIGLINTLSTFTRVNDLGFIEAPYKKVVDGKVVGETIYLTAIQEDSHIIAPASTPIDEEGNILGDLIETRVEGEIVLNEKSKVTLMDLSSSMLVGVAASLIPFLEHDDANRALMGTNMQRQAVPLLRSDAPIVGTGIEKIIARDSWGAIKANRAGVVEKIDSKNIYILGEGKEEAYIDAYSLQKNLRTNQNTSFNQVPIVKVGDKVEAGQIIADGPSMDRGELALGKNVRVAFMPWNGYNFEDAIVVSERITKDDIFTSTHIYEKEVDARELKHGAEEFTADIPDVKEEALAHLDESGIVKVGTYVSAGMILVGKTSPKGEIKSTPEERLLRAIFGDKAGHVVNKSLYCPPSLEGTVIDVKVFTKKGYEKDARVLSAYEEEKAKLDMEHFDRLTMLNREELLRVSSLLSQAILEEPFSHNGKDYKEGDQIPKEEIASINRFTLASLVKKYSKEVQNHYEITKNNFLEQKKVLGEEHEEKLSILEKDDILPNGVIKKVKLYIATKRKLKVGDKMAGRHGNKGIVSNIVPVADMPYTADGEPVDIVLNPLGVPSRMNIGQILEMHLGLVGKEFGKQIARMLESKTKDFAKELRAKMLEIANAINEKDPLTIHVLENCSDEELLEYAKDWSKGVKMAIPVFEGISQEKFYKLFELAKIAMDGKMDLYDGCTGEKMRERVNVGYMYMIKLHHLVDEKVHARSTGPYSLVTHQPVGGKALFGGQRFGEMEVWALEAYGAAHTLKEMLTIKSDDIRGRENAYRAIAKGEQVGESEIPETFYVLTKELQSLALDINIFGDDVDEDGAPKPIMIKEDDRPKDFSSFQLTLASPEKIHSWSYGEVKKPETINYRTLKPERDGLFCMKIFGPTKDYECLCGKYKKPRFKDIGTCEKCGVAITHSKVRRFRMGHIELATPVAHIWYVNSLPSRIGTLLGVKMKDLERVLYYEAYIVKEPGEAAYDNEGTKLVMKYDILNEEQYQNISRRYEDRGFVAQMGGEAIKDLLEEIDLITLLQSLKEEVKDTNSDAKKKKLIKRLKVVESFLNSGNRPEWMMLTVLPVLPPDLRPLVALDGGKFAVSDVNELYRRVINRNQRLKRLMELGAPEIIVRNEKRMLQEAVDVLFDNGRSTNAVKGANKRPLKSLSEIIKGKQGRFRQNLLGKRVDFSGRSVIVVGPNLKMDECGLPKNMALELFKPHLLSKLEERGYATTLKQAKRMIEQKSNEVWECLQEITEGYPVLLNRAPTLHKQSIQAFHPKLIDGKAIQLHPLVCSAFNADFDGDQMAVHVPLSQEAIAECKVLMLSSMNILLPASGKAVAIPSQDMVLGLYYLSLEKSGVKGEHKLFSSVNEIITAIDTKELDVHAKIRVLDQGNIIATSAGRMIIKSILPDFIPTDLWNRPMKKKDIGVLVDYVHKVGGIGITATFLDNLKTLGFRYATKAGISISMEDIITPKDKQKMVEKAKVEVKKIQQQYDQGLLTDQERYNKIIDTWTEVNDRMSKEMMTAIAKDKEGFNSIYMMADSGARGSAAQIRQLSAMRGLMTKPDGSIIETPIISNFKEGLNVLEYFNSTHGARKGLADTALKTANAGYLTRKLIDVSQNVKVASDDCGTHEGIEITDIAVGSELIEPLEERIFGRVLLEDVIDPITNEILLYADTLIDEEGAKKVVEAGIKSITIRTPVTCKAPKGVCAKCYGLNLGEGKMSYPGEAVGVVAAQSIGEPGTQLTLRTFHVGGTASRSQDEREIVASKEGFVRFYNLRTYTNKEGKNIIANRRNASILVVEPKIKAPFDGELRIETVYEEVVVSVKNGDQEAKFVLRRSDIVKPSELAGVGGKIEGKVYLPYASGHKVHRGGSIADIIQEGWNVPNRIPYASELLVKDNDPIAQDVYAKEKGIIKYYVLEANHLERTHGIKKGDMVSEKGLFAVIADDNGREAARHYIARGSEILIDDNSEVSANSVISKPTTNTFKTIATWDPYNTPIIADFKGKVNFVDVIAGVTVAEKEDENTGITSLVVNDYIPSGYKPSLFLEGANGEEMRYFLEPKTSIAISDGSSVEQAEVLAKIPKATVKSKDITGGLPRVSELFEARKPKPKDVAILSEVDGIVSFGKPIRNKEHIIVTSKDGRSMDYFVDKGKQILVHADEFVHAGEAMTDGVISSHDILRISGEKELYKYIVSEVQQVYRRQGVSIADKHIEIIVSQMLRQVRILDSGDSKFIEGDLVSKKLFKEENARVIALKGEPAIAEPVLLGITRAAIGSDSIISAASFQETTKVLTEASIAMKKDFLEDLKENVVLGRMIPVGTGMYKNKKIVLRTLEDGPKF; translated from the coding sequence ATGTCAAAAAAAATTCCCCTAAAAAACCGCTTGAGAGCTGATTTTACAAAAACCCCGACAGATTTAGAAGTTCCTAATTTATTATTATTACAACGAGACAGCTATGATTCTTTCTTGTATTCTAAAGAGAGTAAAGAGAGCGGGATTGAAAAGGTTTTTAAATCCATTTTCCCTATCCAAGATGAGCATAACCGCATCACTTTAGAATACGCGGGTTGCGAATTTGGCAAGTCTAAATACACTGTTAGAGAAGCGATGGAGAGGGGCATTACCTACTCTATCCCTCTCAAAATTAAAGTGCGCTTGATCTTGTGGGAAAAAGATACCAAAAGTGGCGAAAAGAACGGTATCAAAGATATTAAAGAACAAAGCATTTTCATTCGTGAGATCCCTTTGATGACAGAACGCACTTCATTTATTATCAATGGGGTGGAGCGCGTGGTGGTCAATCAGCTCCACAGAAGCCCCGGTGTGATTTTCAAAGAAGAAGAATCTAGCACTTCTTTAAACAAGCTCATTTACACAGGGCAAATCATCCCTGATAGGGGTTCGTGGCTGTATTTTGAATACGATTCTAAAGATGTTTTGTATGCTCGTATCAACAAACGCCGTAAGGTGCCTGTTACCATTTTATTCAGGGCGATGGATTATCAAAAACAAGACATTATTAAAATGTTCTACCCGCTTGTGAAAGTGCGTTATGAAAACGATAAATATTTGATCCCATTTGCCTCATTAGACGCCAATCAAAGAATGGAATTTGACTTGAAAGATCCTCAAGGCAAGATCATTCTTTTAGCAGGAAAAAAGCTCACTTCAAGAAAGATTAAAGAGCTTAAAGAAAACCATCTAGAATGGGTGGAATACCCTATGGATATTTTACTCAATCGCCATTTAGCTGAGCCTGTTATGGTGGGGAAAGAAGTCTTATTGGACATGCTCACTCAGCTAGATAAAAACAAATTAGAAAAAATCCACGATTTAGGCGTGCAAGAATTTGTGATCATCAACGATCTAGCGTTAGGGCATGACGCTTCCATTATCCATTCTTTTTTGGCCGATTATGAGTCTTTGAAATTGCTCAAGCAAACGGAAAAAATTGACGATGAAAACGCTCTAGCGGCGATTCGTATCCATAAGGTTATGAAACCAGGCGATCCTGTTACGACTGAAGTGGCTAAGCAATTTGTCAAAAAACTTTTCTTTGATCCAGAACGCTATGATTTGACCATGGTGGGGCGCATGAAAATGAATCACAAGTTAGGCTTGCATGTGCCTGATTACATCACGACTTTAACGCATGAAGATATTATCACCACCGTTAAATACCTCATGAAAATCAAAAACAATCAGGGCAAGATTGATGACAGAGACCATTTGGGAAATCGTAGGATCAGAGCGGTAGGGGAATTATTGGCTAATGAATTGCATTCAGGCTTGGTGAAAATGCAAAAGACCATTAAAGACAAGCTCACCACCATGAGCGGGGCTTTTGATTCGCTCATGCCCCATGACTTGGTCAATTCTAAAATGATCACCAGCACCATCATGGAATTTTTCATGGGTGGCCAGCTCTCGCAATTTATGGATCAAACTAACCCTTTGAGTGAGGTTACGCACAAACGACGCCTTTCAGCACTCGGTGAAGGGGGATTGGTGAAAGACAGGGTAGGGTTTGAAGCTAGGGATGTGCACCCCACGCATTATGGCCGAATTTGCCCCATTGAGACCCCAGAAGGTCAAAATATCGGCCTGATCAACACCCTTTCCACTTTTACAAGAGTGAATGATTTAGGCTTTATTGAAGCTCCTTATAAAAAGGTTGTGGATGGCAAGGTAGTGGGTGAGACGATTTATTTGACCGCTATTCAAGAAGACAGCCACATCATCGCTCCCGCAAGCACCCCCATTGATGAAGAGGGTAATATTTTGGGCGATTTGATTGAAACGCGCGTAGAAGGCGAAATCGTTTTAAACGAAAAAAGCAAAGTAACCTTAATGGATTTAAGCTCTAGCATGCTAGTAGGGGTCGCCGCATCGCTCATTCCTTTCTTAGAACATGATGACGCCAACCGCGCCTTAATGGGGACTAACATGCAGCGCCAAGCCGTGCCGTTATTAAGAAGCGACGCTCCCATTGTAGGCACGGGGATTGAAAAAATTATCGCTAGGGATTCTTGGGGAGCGATCAAGGCTAATCGCGCAGGCGTTGTAGAAAAAATTGATTCTAAAAACATTTATATTTTAGGCGAAGGCAAAGAAGAAGCCTATATTGATGCGTATTCTTTGCAAAAAAACTTACGCACCAACCAAAACACCAGTTTCAATCAAGTCCCTATCGTTAAAGTGGGCGATAAAGTGGAAGCCGGGCAAATCATCGCTGATGGCCCTAGCATGGATAGGGGCGAGTTAGCGTTAGGGAAAAATGTGCGCGTGGCGTTCATGCCTTGGAATGGCTATAACTTTGAAGACGCGATCGTGGTGAGTGAGCGCATCACTAAAGATGATATTTTCACTTCCACCCACATTTATGAAAAAGAAGTGGATGCTAGAGAGCTTAAGCATGGCGCGGAAGAATTTACCGCTGACATTCCTGATGTGAAAGAAGAAGCGCTCGCTCATCTTGATGAAAGCGGGATCGTTAAAGTCGGTACTTATGTGAGCGCTGGCATGATTTTGGTGGGCAAAACTTCTCCTAAAGGCGAGATTAAAAGCACGCCTGAAGAGCGGCTCTTAAGGGCTATTTTTGGGGATAAAGCCGGGCATGTGGTCAATAAGAGTTTGTATTGCCCCCCCAGTTTGGAAGGCACGGTGATTGATGTGAAAGTCTTCACTAAAAAAGGCTATGAGAAGGATGCGCGGGTTTTGAGCGCGTATGAAGAAGAAAAAGCCAAGCTTGATATGGAGCATTTTGACCGCTTGACCATGCTCAATAGAGAAGAATTGTTGCGCGTCAGTTCGCTCCTTTCTCAAGCGATTTTAGAAGAGCCTTTCAGCCATAATGGTAAGGATTATAAAGAAGGCGATCAAATCCCTAAAGAAGAAATCGCTTCAATCAACCGCTTCACTTTGGCTAGTTTAGTCAAAAAGTATTCTAAAGAAGTGCAAAACCACTATGAAATCACTAAAAACAATTTCTTAGAGCAAAAGAAAGTTTTGGGTGAAGAGCATGAAGAAAAGCTTTCTATTTTAGAAAAAGATGATATTTTGCCTAATGGCGTGATCAAAAAAGTCAAGCTCTATATCGCTACAAAACGGAAGCTTAAAGTGGGCGATAAAATGGCAGGAAGGCATGGGAATAAAGGGATTGTGTCTAATATCGTGCCGGTTGCAGATATGCCTTATACCGCTGATGGCGAGCCTGTGGATATTGTCTTAAACCCTTTAGGCGTGCCAAGCCGCATGAATATCGGGCAGATTTTAGAAATGCATTTAGGCTTAGTGGGGAAAGAATTTGGGAAACAAATCGCTCGCATGCTGGAGAGTAAAACTAAAGATTTTGCCAAAGAATTGCGCGCTAAAATGCTAGAAATCGCTAACGCCATTAATGAAAAAGACCCCTTGACAATCCATGTCCTTGAGAATTGCTCTGATGAAGAGCTTTTGGAATACGCCAAAGATTGGAGCAAGGGCGTTAAGATGGCTATCCCTGTGTTTGAAGGCATCTCGCAAGAAAAATTTTACAAGCTGTTTGAATTAGCCAAGATCGCTATGGATGGCAAAATGGATCTGTATGACGGGTGCACCGGCGAAAAAATGAGGGAACGCGTGAATGTGGGCTATATGTATATGATCAAACTCCACCATTTAGTGGATGAAAAAGTCCATGCCAGAAGCACAGGCCCTTATAGCCTAGTAACGCACCAACCTGTGGGGGGTAAAGCGCTCTTTGGAGGTCAAAGGTTTGGGGAAATGGAAGTGTGGGCTCTAGAAGCTTATGGCGCGGCGCACACTCTCAAAGAAATGCTTACCATTAAATCCGATGATATTAGGGGCAGAGAGAACGCTTATAGGGCTATCGCTAAAGGTGAGCAAGTGGGCGAGAGCGAAATCCCTGAGACTTTCTATGTTTTGACTAAAGAATTGCAATCGCTCGCTTTGGATATTAATATTTTTGGGGACGATGTGGATGAGGACGGAGCGCCTAAACCCATTATGATCAAAGAAGATGACAGGCCTAAAGACTTTAGCTCTTTCCAGCTCACTTTAGCCAGCCCTGAAAAAATCCATTCTTGGAGTTATGGGGAAGTTAAAAAGCCAGAAACGATCAATTATCGCACCCTAAAACCTGAACGGGACGGCTTGTTTTGCATGAAAATCTTTGGCCCCACTAAAGATTATGAATGCTTGTGCGGTAAATACAAAAAGCCTCGCTTCAAAGACATTGGCACATGCGAAAAATGCGGCGTGGCGATCACGCACTCCAAAGTCAGGCGTTTTAGAATGGGGCATATTGAATTGGCCACTCCTGTAGCGCACATCTGGTATGTCAATTCCTTGCCTAGCCGTATCGGCACGCTTTTGGGCGTTAAGATGAAAGACTTAGAGCGCGTGTTGTATTATGAAGCTTATATCGTTAAAGAACCAGGCGAAGCCGCTTATGACAATGAAGGCACTAAGCTTGTGATGAAATACGATATTTTGAATGAAGAGCAGTATCAAAATATCTCACGAAGATACGAAGACAGGGGCTTTGTAGCGCAAATGGGCGGCGAAGCGATCAAGGATTTGTTAGAAGAAATTGATTTGATCACCTTATTGCAGAGTTTGAAAGAAGAAGTGAAAGACACCAATTCTGATGCGAAAAAGAAAAAACTCATTAAGCGTTTGAAAGTGGTAGAAAGCTTTTTAAATTCTGGTAACAGGCCTGAATGGATGATGCTCACGGTTTTACCGGTATTGCCACCGGATTTAAGGCCTTTAGTCGCGCTAGATGGCGGGAAGTTTGCGGTCAGCGATGTGAATGAATTGTATCGTCGTGTCATCAATCGTAACCAACGCTTGAAACGCTTAATGGAGCTTGGGGCGCCAGAAATCATTGTGCGCAATGAAAAAAGGATGTTGCAAGAAGCCGTGGATGTGCTTTTTGATAACGGCCGCAGCACTAATGCGGTTAAAGGGGCTAACAAACGCCCTTTAAAATCGCTCAGCGAAATCATTAAAGGCAAGCAAGGGCGTTTCAGGCAAAACCTTTTAGGTAAGCGCGTGGATTTTTCAGGCAGAAGCGTGATTGTGGTTGGGCCTAATCTTAAAATGGATGAATGCGGGTTGCCTAAAAACATGGCGTTAGAACTCTTCAAACCGCATTTGTTATCCAAGCTTGAAGAGAGAGGCTATGCCACCACGCTCAAACAAGCTAAACGCATGATTGAGCAAAAAAGCAATGAAGTGTGGGAGTGCTTGCAAGAAATCACAGAGGGGTATCCGGTGCTACTCAACCGCGCTCCTACCTTGCACAAGCAATCCATTCAAGCGTTCCATCCAAAGCTGATTGATGGCAAAGCGATCCAATTGCACCCGTTAGTGTGTTCAGCGTTCAACGCCGATTTTGACGGGGACCAAATGGCGGTGCATGTGCCTTTAAGCCAGGAAGCGATCGCTGAATGCAAGGTGCTGATGTTAAGCTCTATGAATATCCTTTTGCCCGCTAGCGGTAAAGCCGTAGCCATTCCTAGCCAGGATATGGTTTTAGGGCTTTATTACCTTTCTTTAGAAAAGAGTGGGGTCAAGGGTGAACATAAGCTTTTTTCTAGCGTGAATGAAATCATCACCGCTATTGACACGAAAGAATTAGACGTCCACGCAAAGATTAGGGTTTTAGATCAAGGGAATATTATCGCTACGAGCGCGGGGCGCATGATCATCAAGTCCATTTTGCCTGATTTTATCCCTACGGATTTGTGGAACAGACCCATGAAGAAAAAAGATATTGGCGTGCTTGTGGATTATGTGCATAAAGTCGGCGGTATCGGCATTACTGCAACCTTTTTGGATAATTTAAAAACGCTTGGCTTTAGGTATGCGACTAAGGCTGGTATTTCTATCTCTATGGAAGATATTATCACGCCAAAAGACAAGCAAAAAATGGTGGAAAAAGCCAAAGTAGAGGTTAAAAAAATCCAACAACAATACGATCAAGGGCTGCTCACTGACCAAGAGCGTTACAATAAAATCATTGACACTTGGACTGAAGTCAATGACAGAATGAGTAAAGAAATGATGACCGCTATCGCAAAAGATAAAGAGGGCTTTAACTCTATTTATATGATGGCAGATAGCGGTGCAAGGGGTAGCGCGGCGCAAATCCGTCAGCTTTCAGCGATGAGGGGTCTTATGACAAAGCCGGACGGCAGCATCATTGAAACGCCCATTATTTCTAACTTTAAAGAGGGGTTGAATGTCTTAGAATACTTTAACTCCACGCATGGCGCTAGAAAGGGCTTAGCGGATACAGCGCTAAAAACCGCCAATGCGGGGTATTTGACAAGAAAGCTCATTGACGTTTCGCAAAATGTCAAGGTGGCGTCTGATGATTGCGGCACGCATGAAGGGATTGAAATCACGGATATTGCGGTGGGAAGTGAATTGATTGAACCTTTAGAAGAGCGTATTTTTGGGCGCGTTTTATTAGAAGATGTGATTGATCCCATTACGAATGAAATCTTGCTTTATGCGGACACTTTGATTGATGAAGAGGGCGCTAAAAAGGTGGTTGAAGCCGGGATTAAATCCATTACGATCCGCACCCCAGTAACTTGTAAAGCGCCAAAGGGCGTGTGCGCGAAATGCTATGGCTTGAATTTGGGCGAAGGCAAGATGAGTTATCCAGGTGAAGCGGTGGGCGTGGTAGCCGCACAATCTATCGGGGAGCCTGGAACGCAGCTCACTTTAAGGACTTTCCATGTGGGCGGGACAGCGAGCAGGAGTCAGGATGAGCGTGAAATCGTGGCGAGCAAAGAAGGTTTTGTGCGTTTTTATAACCTTAGGACTTACACGAATAAAGAGGGTAAAAACATTATCGCTAACCGCCGTAACGCTTCTATTTTAGTGGTAGAGCCTAAGATTAAAGCGCCTTTTGATGGGGAATTACGCATTGAAACGGTCTATGAAGAAGTCGTTGTGAGCGTGAAAAATGGCGATCAAGAAGCTAAATTTGTTTTAAGGAGAAGCGATATTGTCAAGCCAAGCGAATTAGCCGGCGTTGGCGGTAAGATTGAGGGGAAAGTGTATTTGCCTTATGCTAGCGGGCATAAGGTGCATAGGGGGGGAAGTATCGCTGATATTATCCAAGAGGGCTGGAATGTGCCTAATCGCATCCCTTATGCGAGTGAATTGCTAGTCAAGGATAATGATCCTATTGCGCAAGATGTGTATGCCAAAGAAAAAGGTATAATCAAATACTATGTTTTAGAGGCTAACCATTTAGAGCGCACCCATGGGATCAAAAAGGGCGATATGGTGAGTGAAAAAGGCTTGTTTGCGGTGATAGCTGATGATAATGGTAGGGAAGCCGCTCGCCATTATATCGCTAGGGGTTCTGAGATCTTGATTGATGATAATAGCGAAGTGAGCGCTAATAGCGTGATTTCTAAACCCACGACTAACACTTTCAAAACGATTGCCACATGGGATCCTTACAACACCCCTATCATTGCGGACTTTAAAGGTAAGGTGAATTTTGTGGATGTTATCGCAGGGGTTACGGTCGCTGAAAAAGAAGACGAAAATACCGGTATCACCAGTTTAGTGGTGAATGATTACATTCCAAGCGGATACAAACCAAGCTTGTTTTTAGAGGGGGCTAATGGCGAAGAGATGCGTTATTTCCTAGAGCCAAAAACTTCTATCGCTATTAGCGATGGCTCTAGCGTGGAGCAGGCTGAAGTGTTAGCGAAAATCCCTAAAGCGACCGTTAAATCTAAAGACATTACCGGAGGTCTCCCAAGGGTTTCGGAACTCTTTGAAGCGAGAAAACCCAAGCCTAAAGACGTAGCGATCCTTTCTGAGGTTGATGGGATAGTGAGTTTTGGCAAACCTATTCGCAATAAAGAACACATCATCGTAACTTCTAAAGATGGCCGTTCCATGGATTATTTTGTGGATAAAGGCAAGCAAATTTTAGTGCATGCTGATGAATTTGTGCATGCAGGAGAGGCGATGACAGATGGAGTAATCTCAAGCCATGATATTTTAAGGATCAGTGGCGAAAAAGAGCTTTATAAATACATTGTGAGCGAAGTCCAGCAAGTGTATCGCAGGCAGGGGGTAAGCATTGCGGACAAACACATTGAAATCATTGTGTCTCAAATGTTAAGGCAAGTGCGTATTTTAGACAGCGGGGATAGCAAGTTTATTGAAGGGGATTTAGTCAGTAAAAAACTCTTCAAAGAAGAAAACGCTCGTGTGATCGCTTTAAAAGGCGAGCCAGCGATTGCTGAACCGGTGCTTTTAGGGATCACCAGAGCGGCTATCGGGAGCGATAGCATCATTTCAGCGGCCTCTTTCCAAGAAACGACTAAAGTTTTAACAGAAGCCAGTATCGCTATGAAAAAAGACTTTTTAGAAGACTTGAAAGAAAATGTGGTGTTGGGGAGGATGATCCCTGTGGGAACGGGCATGTATAAGAATAAAAAAATCGTGCTGAGAACGCTTGAAGATGGCCCTAAATTTTGA
- the rplL gene encoding 50S ribosomal protein L7/L12: MAISKEEVLEYIGSLSVLELAELVKMFEEKFGVSATPTVVAGAAVAGGAAAESEEKTEFNVILADSGAEKIKVIKVVREITGLGLKEAKDATEKTPHVLKEGVNKEEAETIKKKLEEVGAKVEVK; encoded by the coding sequence ATGGCAATTTCAAAAGAAGAAGTGTTAGAGTATATTGGTTCATTGAGCGTTTTAGAGCTTGCTGAATTGGTTAAAATGTTTGAGGAAAAATTTGGCGTGAGTGCGACTCCAACGGTCGTGGCGGGTGCGGCTGTAGCTGGCGGTGCAGCGGCTGAAAGCGAAGAAAAAACCGAATTTAATGTGATTTTGGCTGATAGCGGTGCTGAAAAAATCAAGGTGATTAAAGTGGTTCGTGAAATCACTGGACTTGGCCTGAAAGAAGCTAAAGACGCTACCGAAAAAACCCCTCATGTGCTTAAAGAGGGCGTGAATAAAGAAGAAGCTGAAACCATCAAGAAGAAACTTGAAGAAGTAGGTGCTAAGGTTGAAGTCAAGTAA
- the rplJ gene encoding 50S ribosomal protein L10 has protein sequence MQKQHQRQHKVELVASLKSQFDSAKALLICDYKGLSVRKLEALRNKARIQGIKVQVIKNTLAHIAMKEAGCADLDLKETNVFLWGDDQIALSKLVFDFQKEHKDHFVLKAGLFDKESVSVAHVEAVSKLPSKEELMGMLLSVWTAPARYFVTGLDNLRKAKEEN, from the coding sequence ATGCAAAAACAACATCAAAGGCAGCATAAAGTAGAGCTAGTCGCTAGCTTAAAATCGCAATTTGATAGCGCCAAAGCCCTTTTAATTTGCGATTACAAGGGTCTTAGCGTGAGAAAGTTGGAAGCTTTAAGGAATAAGGCTCGCATTCAAGGTATTAAAGTGCAAGTGATTAAAAACACACTTGCTCATATTGCCATGAAAGAAGCGGGTTGTGCTGATTTGGATTTGAAAGAAACCAATGTGTTTTTGTGGGGCGATGATCAAATCGCTCTCTCTAAACTCGTGTTTGATTTCCAAAAAGAGCATAAAGATCACTTTGTGTTGAAAGCGGGCTTGTTTGATAAAGAAAGCGTTAGCGTAGCTCATGTGGAAGCGGTTTCAAAACTCCCAAGCAAAGAAGAGCTTATGGGAATGTTGCTTTCTGTTTGGACGGCTCCGGCGCGTTATTTTGTGACCGGTTTAGACAATTTGCGTAAAGCGAAAGAAGAAAACTAA
- the rplA gene encoding 50S ribosomal protein L1 — MAKKVFKRLEKLFSKIQNDKAYGVEQGVEVVKSLASAKFDETVEVALRLGVDPRHADQMVRGAVVLPHGTGKKVRVAVFAKDIKQDEAKNAGADVVGGDDLAEEIKNGRIDFDMVIATPDMMAVVGKVGRILGPKGLMPNPKTGTVTMDIAKAVTNAKSGQVNFRVDKKGNVHAPIGKASFPEEKIKENMLELVKTINRLKPSSAKGKYIRNAALSLTMSPSVNLDAQELMDIK, encoded by the coding sequence GTGGCAAAAAAAGTATTTAAAAGATTGGAAAAACTTTTTTCTAAAATTCAAAACGATAAAGCGTATGGCGTAGAGCAAGGCGTAGAGGTGGTTAAATCTCTCGCTTCAGCCAAATTTGATGAAACCGTGGAAGTAGCGTTAAGGCTAGGGGTTGATCCAAGGCATGCGGATCAAATGGTGCGCGGTGCGGTGGTGCTTCCTCATGGAACAGGGAAAAAAGTGAGAGTGGCTGTTTTTGCAAAAGACATTAAACAAGATGAAGCCAAGAACGCTGGGGCTGATGTCGTTGGCGGAGACGATTTGGCTGAAGAAATCAAAAACGGCCGTATTGATTTTGACATGGTGATCGCAACGCCTGATATGATGGCGGTTGTTGGTAAAGTGGGTAGGATTTTAGGCCCTAAGGGTTTGATGCCAAACCCTAAAACCGGAACCGTTACGATGGATATTGCTAAGGCGGTTACTAACGCTAAAAGCGGTCAAGTGAATTTTAGGGTGGATAAAAAGGGTAATGTCCATGCCCCTATTGGCAAGGCGAGTTTTCCTGAAGAAAAAATCAAAGAAAACATGCTTGAGTTGGTTAAAACGATCAACCGCCTAAAACCTAGTAGTGCGAAAGGCAAATATATTAGAAACGCCGCTCTTTCACTCACCATGTCGCCTTCAGTGAATTTGGACGCACAGGAATTGATGGACATTAAATAG
- the rplK gene encoding 50S ribosomal protein L11, whose protein sequence is MAKKVVGEIKLQIPAGKANPSPPVGPALGQRGVNIMEFCKAFNERTKDMGSFNIPVIITVYQDKSFTFITKKPPVTDLIKKASGVEKGSDNPLKNKIAKLTHKQVEEIAQLKMEDLNTSTMEAAKKIVMGSARSMGVEVVD, encoded by the coding sequence ATGGCTAAAAAAGTAGTCGGAGAAATCAAACTTCAAATCCCTGCCGGTAAGGCAAACCCTTCACCTCCCGTAGGGCCAGCGTTGGGCCAAAGAGGGGTTAATATCATGGAATTTTGTAAGGCTTTTAATGAGAGAACTAAAGACATGGGGAGTTTTAATATCCCAGTGATTATCACGGTTTATCAAGACAAAAGTTTTACTTTCATCACTAAAAAGCCTCCGGTAACGGATTTGATCAAAAAAGCTTCTGGGGTTGAAAAAGGTTCTGACAACCCGCTCAAAAATAAGATCGCAAAGCTCACCCACAAGCAAGTGGAAGAGATTGCGCAATTGAAAATGGAGGATTTAAATACAAGCACCATGGAAGCGGCCAAAAAAATCGTTATGGGCAGCGCTAGGAGCATGGGCGTAGAAGTTGTGGATTGA